Genomic window (Syngnathus scovelli strain Florida chromosome 14, RoL_Ssco_1.2, whole genome shotgun sequence):
AAATTATATCCAGGTAGTTGAGTGACATGTAGAGCAATAGCTTTCATCGCAAGAGGAAAAACTAAACTGAATGCCTGGCACATGTGAAATTTAGGTCATTCAATATCTTAACTGGCATTGTTCTCCCAAAAATGTTGGATTTGATTTTTGGTCAGTCGTGGCAGACAGAAACTAGACAGACATGACCGAATCCAGACTTTTGGAATTCACCAAGTGCAACTCATGTTTTATAATTCagagatgagatttttttttttaagccaacAACATTCTTAAGTGCCGCCAGGCAACTTGGTTGCATACCCGTATTGTCGCTAAAATCTCAAGGCCTGGTCTAAAGTTAATGACTCGAATGTCCGCCTCCTTGGCAGAAACCgttgcttccttcctttcttgagAACAATAACACCTTTCTCCAAGAGACATGACCCCAAACATCCTTAGTTTGTTGTGACAACTTGACTAAAGACTTTCCCGGAGCAAAACAGAAACCAAAGAAAATTCATGTGCATCATACCAGCCATACCACAACGTATATCATCCCTATCGGCTTGAGTTCCACTTCGAGCCACAGCCATTAACAAGAAAATCAAACCGCTTCACTTTTTCTGCCACACAAACAGTGACACAAATCGGTATGATTAATGACAATCTTTCTGAGAATCGACACGGGGGGATTATTGGAGAGACCTCCCAGAAAAGTGTATTTTCACAACAAGCTATATTTAGCTGTTTGTCATGGTGGTGGTCCAACACTTTCCCACTTGAGTCATTGAGTCACTCTAATTTTCAGAACTGATCAAATATCCTCCAAACCCAGAATTTGAGGGCCTTGAATCAGTATCAGGATTCAATACTCGTTCAAATAACCGCCGATTCGTGCGTCGCCCTTGTTGTGTGTTCTTTTTACAAGCACATAAACGGGATCTGACAAAGGCCTTTATTGAtgcaataatatatataatatgtatcAAACAAGTAAATAATACAAATGTGTTCCCTGTAAATGCCAAATAAAAACATGTCAAGTTATTTAAAACACATCACAGTTCTGTTGCGGCTCTGTGATAACCACATAAATCAACAAAGGGCAAATAATCTATAGCGACACatcgtttttttatttttttcctggatCGTGATCAGTGCCTTTCGCAGCAATCTAGGAAATCACAAACGATGGCAAACGTGTGTACCATGTGGCACGCTCATTATTAACAGCGAGATTTTTCCGTATATGATTTTCCCAATGTTGGAGGATGGCAAAGTGGAAAAAACGGGGTAGTTTTATTGGACTATAAAAATGATCACAACAAGCGCAATGATACACTTTGGGTTACGTACAATCTGGTTTCTGGTTTCCCTGAACGTCACCTTTTCCTTGTCTCAGCAATACATCGTGCACAGCCTGAGCAGGTCAAAGAGTGAAATCTCAGCAGTGTTGCTCATAGGCTATAGATACGTTTACAATAATGAGGCCGTTAGCGGTAGGTAGGTACATAGAGCACATGTGACCCCGATTTGCGCTTGTGTCTTTTTCCTAACGTCAGACACCGCCGCACTGCGGGATGTTGACATCAGAGAGAAGTTCAACAAAGCTGTGGTTCCATAGATTGTCCTTTCAGGAATTCCTAAAGAGAGAACCCTTACATTTTAGTGTTAGCTTAATTAAGCTAACGTCAATTTATTGTCACAATATCAATAAAAAGATACCTTTGCTTTTATATGTGAGACAAATTGATTCTTTGTGATTAAttagttttgttttgctgttgtttcctaaaaaaaagttcatttaaTGACAAGGCAATGATGCTACTATGCTAATATTATATGAAACCACCTCAACACGCCGTTGTTGACAATATTAAAACCAGAATCAATTCCAGAGTTGTAAATAGTGATGCGACTTGAGAAACATAAGGAAAATATCCTAAGTGTCTTTCTCCACGGGCCCAAGCCACAAGCCTTTCCAGGTTACATAAGAACCTTTTGTGTAGGCGGAGATTTCCATTTGTCTTTttgggtatgtttttttttgctcccgtTGGCCCCTCGAATATTTCCAATACACTGATAGGGTTAGCTAAAAGGAGAATGTCATTTTAATGAAGTGATAGAAAAAGGACTTGATCAGCCCAAAATTGTATTCCCAGctttttgcttaaaaaaaaatatatgtaaccCTTTATTAACTGTCAACTTATTTGGTTACTGACTGTAAGTGGGTGTTTGGAATATTGCCTGCGTGATTCACTACCATTATTCCGAACAGATGATTATGCAAAATGTATGGAATTGTAATGATGTTATGTAAGTATTTTGATCaggaaaatatttttctaaCATGAGTGTAATATAAGTACTTTGATTGATCTAAGATTAATACTGTAAATAAGACTTCTGTATATTATGATGGTGTCATCACTGTTGAATAATTAAACACAACAAACAGTCCGGGTAACATAATCCaagaaaaacatttgcaaatggaATGTCAGCCAGGCCAAAGTCCTGCTTTTTGAATTGACGGGTTGTTGGGATCACGCTGCTCTTTTTTGCAACTGTCAAGGCCATCGGGCTGCCTCAGCGTGCAAATTTGTGAACCTAAACACCCGTTCGTCGCACACAGCTGTTTTAGAATTTAGGCCCACACATTAAAACTCATGCCCCTGCCTGACCTAAGATATAGAAATGGAAATCATGATGGCATGAAGTCTTGATTGTGACACCACATGGTATAGGAATGATCAAAATATGGCCCGAGTGCCATAAATGGCCGACTCGCTTCTTTAATCTGGCCCACCGAGGATTTCTGTTGTCATATTTAAATTTAAGGAAATGATGGGAATACAAAATATGCAATACAATATATTTGTCACATAAGAATTTACTAAGACAAATATATGCATATTGTCATGTGACTCCTCTATGAACAGGATTAATAAAATCCCTGTGCTAAATTAGCCTTAGTTTGATTTGTTTGCAACAACAGACATTACTGTGCCCGGCCCACTCAGAACTTTCTGTACTGTGTGTTTACACATACAGTATCATAAAAAGAAACGTATGTCCCGTGCATATGAACCAAGCAGATTTCAGTGGTTGTGGGATTGTTCCAAACAGTGCAGATGGCGGGCCGGGCTCTTAGCCAGCAGGTCTGTGACTGTTTAGTCCCTGGGATGTATTGTAGGAGTGGGAAGATGTCCTGAAGTTGACAAGCAGATATCTTCCTGTCTGAACGAAGGATAATGAGTGCATGCATTTGTATCGCTCATTTGTATTGTTCTGCAGATAGAAGACATAACGTTCAGCAGTAGCGGGGCTAGTGGGGGGTCTGTGGGAGCACTGCCCCCCCCCATTCGGGTGCCAGACCAATAATTAGGTTGtgggtatttttttaattttttttttagggatttttgtcCACATATTCATTCACTTTCCGGGTGCCAGACCAAATAATTAGCTTGTGGGTATTTTTttcagggattttttttctcccacataTTCATCCACTTCCCAAAAAAACattctattgatttttttttaccaacattttgtgaataattttaaatatatattttttttctaagaaCCAAAATATACGGTTAATGCTGATGATCTGAGCAGACTCAAATGTGGTGTTTTCAACATGAAGATTATATTCAACGTCTCTATAATTTGTATTTCTGGTACAGTATTGTATGTCGATTTTACCAGGGGAGTTGGAGATGTATGGAAATATGCATCACACCCCTCAGTATCATGACCATTAATCTGTGGTGGTAACATCTACTTTGAACTTCCAAAGAAGTGCTCGTTTGGAGAAACAAAATGTAAACTACCGTGGCCAGGCCATCAGCTGCTTCCACTAATTAAAGGAGTTTGAATGGACATTGATGCCTTGACAACACCCATTGGTTTTTCAGAGGGGAGCTGCAAGGATCCGAGTTTACTGCAGTTGCTGTCACTGCGGTCGATGACTGGAGCCACATTTGCAAAAGCAGGGCACCTCGGGGGACCTTGGGCTAACGTTGAGATGAGTCATTAGAGGCTGTGCAGCTGACTTTGATTGATTCGAAACACTTGTCACTCAACAAAGGAGGCCTTTAAATACACCCCTTTCCACCCATGACCTTTTTAAAATACTCCAGTTGTTAGCAGATGTTAATATGGATGCTAATGTTGCTATTGAAGTTCCAGCAGCTTCATTTTTAATACAGATGGTTCTCGGTTCTTTGCAGGGAGCAGCaattttgtcctttaaaggccaAACAAATACTCAGAATGGAATCGGGAAAGATTATCCAAAAATGACACCTGGAAACATCGCATGGAAAGCTCTCGCTGATGCCTATTTACCAAGAGTTTGTGGTTTTTAAATCCATCTTGAAGACAGCAGGAGTTCTTCTTCTACATGGGTCATTAATTGCTGACGGAGAGGATCGTTTTACGTAATGTTATGTAAGGGTGACATAGAATAATGTTGCCGCCAATCATACATGAGCATTTGAAGAGCGATCTGGTGCGGAATTAGGTGAGAATGGTAAATGTAAGAGTAAAGATCACCCTTACTATTTCATAGAAGTCTTATAGTCGGGTTGTTTTCTACAAACTGCCTCACCAATGAAAGAAGTAATCAAGTCTTGTCCATTTTTTGAGCTTAGAATATCCTCAAATTTGTCATCTCTATCAAATGAAgtacaattattttcaaaatggctTCCATTAATATATGAATAATTAGACACTTGAACATAACACAATTtggaaataataaaacattaaaaaatgaatttttaacTCTTATTGCTGTCATGTCTCCAACTCTGTGGTGTTCTTAAACCAATATTAGTGCTACATTTAAACGTCTGTTTTCACGCGGATTaatactgccctctagtggttttAAAAGCGCAATAACAGTCAATTAAAAGTCTACCACAAGGTTTTAAAAGTGTGGAAAAGTTTCTCCATAATCAAAGTCACTACAGTGTATGTGCATAATCCACATTGTGGGAGTTCTGCTTCACATGTTCGCCATTCTCTGATCTGTAACCAATCACGTGTTCCCATTTATTTGCTTTTCCGttaaaaatagataaaaatctAGATGTCTCATTTAATGCAGATGAGCTCAAATTTAAACTGTTCCAATGAGACATTCCCTCCACGTCACTTTATCCCATTCGGAGTTCCCTAAAATGCCCACTTAATCCCAATTTTGTGTTCTTTTAGGAAACACAACTCAAATCACAGGCCAAAGTTTTGCCCAGCGACAGTGACTTGCATTCTTTGACTGATTAAGCCACACAAAGAGCGACTTGATTGGAGCCCTTCGCATTTTCTCCCGCTGCTCTCATCCAGCTGGAATGCTGACTGAAACATTTTGTGGTTAGTCCTGTTGAAATTGCCTTCAAGCTTGGAAAAAGACACAGAGAGGGTGAGCACAACAAAGAAGAGAAAGGATGGAGAAGCTTGACGTGTGTTATGTAATACAAGGGATGATGTCCGGAGGTGGTCTTCACTTTTCTGTGTCTCCTTCTTATTCCAAATGAAAACACAGCTCGAATGATTTATGGTCATTATTTTTGCTGATTCTATTAACATTCTCTCTCCATTTGCATACATAAAGCTTATTTGAAGAAAAATGATATTTAAATGAAGCCCTCTAAGTATCACGGGTGGCAGCTGAGCGCTTTTCCAATGATTGGGACTTGAAATTTGcggctttttaatgttattttattCCTGAGATGTTTGTGGTGACGTGACCCCGAGTCTCACCTTTCACCGCAGGCTTCTGGCATTTTGCAAAAATGCCACTAATGATGTCAGTCTTTGCCGCAGATGAGGGCTTTGACACCCAATcataataaatggtaaaatgccaTTGGGAACAGAACACGTCCGTTTATCTCATCTGTCTTTGCGGCATTGCTAAAAGATCATAAGTATTACGTGTTGAAGGAAATTTGCTGTCAGTAGTTTTTAGTGGGCAAATGTCTTATTTGAATATAAGATATTTTAtggcagctttaaaaaaaaaatatatggttgtatattagtttttttattatatgaAATTTTATTCTGTTTCTCAAGGTGTAATGGATTTCAATTCAGATGACGACGAGCAACATTGTGAAGCGGCTCTGGAGATTGAGTCTTCCCATTTCAGAGTCAGTCATTCCCAAGGAGGCCAGGTGGATGGGGCTAAAAAGGAGTTCCATAAGAAAAGGTAAATTTATCGTTAATCTGTCCGAAAATGATTCGAACTACTTGTCATGTGTCCTTTCAGTCGCTCCGGCAACAATCAAGGCAGGCTCAAACGAGTCTCGTCGTATAAGAGGAAGACCCGACATTTGGCGGTGGCTCGGAAAAAGCCCCAAGGGTCAAGCAGGACGCAGGATGCGGAAAAGAACGACAACACAAATATTCAGCAGATGTTTGACACGGATCCTCAGGTGTTGACAGCAAACCACGATGCTCAACTCGATGCGTTCTCCAAACTTGCCGAGGTCAGCAATAAATTCCTACAAGTAATCGTTTGTGGTTATTCTGAATCATATTTTCTGATTTTCCCAGCTCACGAAGGATCACAGCACAATAACCGAGGTGCTCCTTGGAAGAAACTTCAGACTTAAAGTAGCCTTGACACTGTGGAAGCGACATTTTGGAGAACTGATAACATATTTCCAAAGGCATGGTAATTTTTTACAAATTGAAGACAGACttgatcaattgatcaattgtCATGTCATCCTCAGAATCCAAGATAACAGCGTCTTTGTTGACATGCTCCCTCTAATAAGTAAACGGTAAGATCGTCATGGTAACGTTCTGTCAGTAAATGTTAGCCTAGTCTAATCTTCTCCGCAGcatagatgatgatgatgactccAACATCACCATCGGCTGTTGCGTGGACCTCTTCCCATTGGTTCGGAATGTTCTCGCCAGTCCATATGAAGAGTGAGTTCGGATCTTGGAAGCTGTCGTCATTGTAGATCTCAACGGTTTTCGGTCCGTTTAGATACGTCACTGTCGGCTTGATGTGGATCCATTCCGTTTTGAAACGCTGGTGGGAGCAGCTTCAAGAAAGTGGATCGGCCGAGACTTTTTTGGATAGGTATGtctgctctctttttttttttatatatatatatattacgttTATGATCCGGTTAATTATTGTTGCAGAAACTTCCACGTCTTTAATCAACAGTTGCTGGAATTATGGCAGCGAGAGCCGAAACTGAAATCTTCTCCCGGTTCTGCAGGAGACATGGCAAAGGTCATTGACTCCTTCCTGTCTCAACTTACTTTCCATCCCTGAAGAGCCAGAAAATAAACTCTTCTCCAGTAGAAATTCATCCCTGGAGCTTCTGAAAATGTCTTATGTAATTCAAAATGAAGAAATTTATCAAGCAGGACAAGAAATGTTCATGTGATGCTGTCTAGTAGTGACCattaaatgttttctttccaCTCTAATGATTGATTTGATATTTAATCGTGAATACGTTTGAGCTTAGATGTCACTTATCAGGAGCTGAACCTTGTTGGCCTCAAAGCCGAGCTGGACTTCAGCCTTATAAGCTCTTGAAGGCATTTGAGTTGGCGAGAGATATGAGTTGACTCATCTCACTACTCACATGTGGCTTTATCTGACTTGACACAGATAAGCAGAAGGGTTGGCGTCTGCCATTGTGATGTCAAGTCGAGGCTGAAGTCCGGCCAAGATTACTTTTGTGGACTTTATATTTGTGCTTGATTAAAGTTGCAGTGTGGGTGAAGACTTGCTGATTTTTGGGGGACTTGAGTGAAggtaagacattttttttaagcctCATTTTTCATATAGTCACTTCTGCTTGATGCATTTAAAACGTGCTTGCAGGAGGATGGTGATATTTAAAGTTTGCCTCGTGCTTTTGCTCTTGCCGAGTCTATTGGGAGTCAACATGGAGCATCTCCAAGCAGAGAATTTGCATCTGCTACCTCCTGATCAGCATAATGTGGTCATGAATTATGGAATGAAAGGTAAATCCTATTTCCTTCAATTATAGTTAAAACCCCTCTGTGATTAAAATTTGATGTGAAGGAAACTCCATTTTTGCATAATTGCTGCGTCAGCAGTTTTATAGTCATAACagaattgaaatgaaatgtaaCATTCAAAGTCATGgttaatgttatttattttctgaGTACAATTAAATCTCTTTAAGTTAACATCTCTGATTGCCCCCCGCAGTGTTACAATTAAATCTCTTCAAATTAACATCTCTGATTGTCACCTGCAGCGTTACCGAGAGATTGTCACGAAATGCTCATGAGCTCTTCAGGTCACGCCAGAGACGGCGTGTACCTGATCCAACCGGGGGACGCCCCAATCCTGGTCTTCTGCGCCATGCAGGAAGGAGGATGGACTGTAGTCCAGCACATCACCGTTAACAGCAGTGTCAATTTTGACCGAGTGTGGGCCGACTATAAAGAAGGTTTCGGTGACGTCACTGGCGATCACTGGCTCGGGAACGAATACCTGCACCAGCTTAGCGGAGGCCCGACACGCTACAAACTAGGAGTGAAACTCGTGGACCGAGACGCGGTGACAAAAATGGGGGAGTACGATCCCTTCCTGGTGCAGGGCGAGTCATCGGGATACAGGTTAAGGCTGGGTTTGTTCCATGGCACGGCCGTGGACGCACTCACTCAGGACACCGAGAACTACCTGCACGATAATCAAAAATTCACCACTAAGGACAGAGATAATGATAATTACTTCCAGAACTGTGCCAAGTTGGAGTTCCAGGGAGTGGCCGGTGGAGGTTGGTGGTACGATGCCTGCGCTGGTGCCAATCTGAACCGAAGAAATGTCATTTATTGGCAAAAGGACTGCAACAAAGAGCGATTGTGCAAGTACGCATGgatgatggtgaaaccgtcacacACGGTTAAAGCTGTTCATTGCGCTGACTGCAAAAAGGATGAGCTATGAAAAGATTTTCAGCAGAAGATGCAATCGGGCTGTGGACAACGATCAGgtaattgtacaaaaaaaaaaagctctcctGGAGGCTTTTTAAATACTAAAAATAGAAAAGTCCCAGATAAATACATAAGATGGATAAAATCAAATTAACATCAAGACTCAATATATTCTGCAGTacattgacatttatttgaagaAAATGCATTATACAGAAGCATAAAAGCAACAAACCAAAAAACAACTTTCCTTGTACATAACGTCACTATCCAGTATAATGGAAACATACTTTTAAATTCCTGGTTTGAAAGAGTCtttcaaaaaaggaaaaaaaaatattggctttgcctcagttaaaaaaaaaaaaaaaaaaaggctatttaCAAATAGCAACTTTGTGATGAGAGCTGTATTTAGAGTGCTGTGGTATAAATACAGTGAAGATGCGCACTAAGAATTAATTGTGCCCAGCAAACAGGATGCTGCCACAACTGCCTGTGCTTGTAAACAACAGCACGTTAATTAGAAGCTAAATTATGTCAGACAGAAACAATTACTAGCAACATAACTGGGCTGAACCCTTTTAAACAGGTGACATCCACTGGCGGAGATGGAATTTTTCCTTGAGGGGGGGCCAAAGATATTTTGGGAGGtcctcaaaacaaaaaaattcgcAAACCCCATCTTTGGGGGGGCAGCAGTGCCCCCGCGGCCCCCCCTCTACCTCCGCCAGTGGTTCCAATCCATCTCTTATATGGctccctccattttgttttggcaCAAAATGTCTGACAAAGTAGCGACAGGCTGCCTCTCACAGATAGCGTGGAAAGGACTTAAAATGTCACTAAGGACTTTTTAAACAGTTGTAGTTATAATGTTTTTGATATATAGGATTATTTTATGTTTGTTAAATTATGTGAAAATGGAATCTAATCTAATAAGTCGCTTTTTAGAGCACCAACAGAAGATGTAATGTAACATTCATGGGGCGTTGTAGGTGAGGCCTCCATTTTGAAAACCTACAGCTTCTAAAATACTTCAAGAAAGTTTGGCACCGACCATTGGGTTTTGTCCGTACCAATAGAGTTTCTCCTCaatccgcttcttcttccactggCAGAGTAGAAGCATGCGGAAGGTCTTTTGGAAAGTTTTGTTGCAGAGGGCATAGCACATTGGGTTGACGGTGCTGTTGACGTAGCATAGCCAGTAGCCCAGGTGCCACAGGGACACGGGAATGCAGTCCGAGCAGAAGGTGGATATCAGCACCATGATGTTATACGGCGTCCATGTTAGGATGAAGGCCAGGAGGATGGCGCTGAGGGTCTGCGCTGCCTTCCTCTCTTTAATCAGCAccatcctcttcctctttgtCATCTGGTTCTTCAGCGTGACATCCTTGAACGCCGAATGGGCGGCCGGAGCGTTGACCGACTCCGCCGAGGGGGACCCGGTTTTGGCATCGCCGTTTTTGCCCCGGTGCGGGGCCAAGGCGTCTTTGGTGGCGGGTTTGAATTTGTACGACACGCACTTGCTACTCTTCTGGGAGTTGCTTTTGGGCGGCGTTTGGAAGAAGCTGTCCTCGTCGTAGCTACTTAGCTGTTCGCTCTCGCTCCCTGCCACGCTCTTACCACCCTCGCAAACTTGGTTCCCCAAAGGGGGCTGCAAGGTGGACCTGTCTTCATCTTCTGAGGACGCGTAGCTATTAGAGGCGGTCATGGGACCGGTTTTGGACCACTCCTCATTGGTGGAGGCGGTGGATTTGGCGGCATGGCTTGAGGATGACCATGAGGCTTGGGTGCGATCTTCCGCAGATTTTAGCTTGCAGCTAAAACACGATCGGCTGATCCGTGCCCGGGCGACGTCGGGTTGTGTGGACTGATTCGCTCCCTGAAGCTCCGCTAAATCCTTGGTCCGTTTTTCTGTCTCTTTATAGATCCGACAGTAGAGGATAGTCATGACTGACACGGGGATATAAAACGCTGCGATAGCGGTTCCAAACGTTATAATGGGCTCTGAGAAAAACTGAATCTGGCATTGTCTTTCGGGGACGGTTCTTCTGCCCACAAAATATTGCCAGCATAGGATAGGCGGTGCCCACAAAACAAGAGACACCAGCCAGGCTAAGCCGATCATGATCCCGGCCCGCTTCGGAGTCCTTTTGGCTCTGTAGGTGAGAGGCCTGGTGATTGAGAAGTATCTGTCGAAACTGATCACCAGCAAGTTCATGACTGAGGCGTTACTGGCCACGTAGTCCACAGCCAACCACAGGTCACATGACAGATTGCCTAAGGCCCAGTAACCCATCAGGATGTAGGAGGTGTACAGGTTCATGGAGAAGACACCAATAATGAGGTCAGCAGCCGCCAGACTCAGCAAGTAGTAATTGTTCACCGTCTTGAGTTGGCTGTTGACTTTAAAGGAGAGCATCACCAGGATGTTCCCCACTATGGTGATGAGACTTACAATGGCTGACACGGTCGCTATGGCGACCACCTCCCAGAGATTGTGCGTGACCACTTGGATATCCATTGTGCTGTTGTTTACTGTGACATTTGGAGCATGCGCAGCTTCCATACTTGTGGGCTTAGTTGCACCGCACCACAAAGAGACGCGTTGAATTTGACATTTcctgttaagaaaaaaaaagggggattgGGGAGAAACGTTGTTATTAAGGAAAATGCATTTTGTAGCCACTAGATGGCGATATTTCAAACTGGTGAGCACTAACAATGCCCTTTTGATGGAAATTTTTGCTAAATATTATGGATTTAGTGTATTTCCATGTAGgaaataattacaaataaaattatttgttCAGTCTACATCAGCCTACTCTCTTTATTTtgtagtattttttatttatggttGTATGTGGATgtttttgtccaatcagatttcagcatttatgtaaaGCAAATCTTCTCAGAGCCCTCAAACACTGGAGAAACTGCAGTGCAACATCCTCAAAACTAAATGTAGCCTTCCAAAGCCATGTAATTTCTTCCGCCAGCAGATAGCGCCATTGAGCCCTCATGTGAGCAGTCTCACTTTGACTCCACTGACACACACATTTATCATGGGTGAGGGAGCTACTTGAAAATAATATGCTGTGCTTTTCATGACCTACAAGAAAGCATAATTTCATAATGTGCTGATTAAATTTGCATATTGAATCTACAGAGACCTCAATCTTCTCCCCTCATAGCCatgagattattatttttt
Coding sequences:
- the LOC125980432 gene encoding muscarinic acetylcholine receptor M5-like, with amino-acid sequence MEAAHAPNVTVNNSTMDIQVVTHNLWEVVAIATVSAIVSLITIVGNILVMLSFKVNSQLKTVNNYYLLSLAAADLIIGVFSMNLYTSYILMGYWALGNLSCDLWLAVDYVASNASVMNLLVISFDRYFSITRPLTYRAKRTPKRAGIMIGLAWLVSLVLWAPPILCWQYFVGRRTVPERQCQIQFFSEPIITFGTAIAAFYIPVSVMTILYCRIYKETEKRTKDLAELQGANQSTQPDVARARISRSCFSCKLKSAEDRTQASWSSSSHAAKSTASTNEEWSKTGPMTASNSYASSEDEDRSTLQPPLGNQVCEGGKSVAGSESEQLSSYDEDSFFQTPPKSNSQKSSKCVSYKFKPATKDALAPHRGKNGDAKTGSPSAESVNAPAAHSAFKDVTLKNQMTKRKRMVLIKERKAAQTLSAILLAFILTWTPYNIMVLISTFCSDCIPVSLWHLGYWLCYVNSTVNPMCYALCNKTFQKTFRMLLLCQWKKKRIEEKLYWYGQNPMVGAKLS
- the LOC125980434 gene encoding KATNB1-like protein 1 isoform X2; its protein translation is MDFNSDDDEQHCEAALEIESSHFRVSHSQGGQVDGAKKEFHKKSRSGNNQGRLKRVSSYKRKTRHLAVARKKPQGSSRTQDAEKNDNTNIQQMFDTDPQVLTANHDAQLDAFSKLAELTKDHSTITEVLLGRNFRLKVALTLWKRHFGELITYFQRIQDNSVFVDMLPLISKRIDDDDDSNITIGCCVDLFPLVRNVLASPYEEYVTVGLMWIHSVLKRWWEQLQESGSAETFLDRNFHVFNQQLLELWQREPKLKSSPGSAGDMAKVIDSFLSQLTFHP
- the zgc:194887 gene encoding fibrinogen-like protein 1-like protein isoform X1; its protein translation is MHLKRACRRMVIFKVCLVLLLLPSLLGVNMEHLQAENLHLLPPDQHNVVMNYGMKALPRDCHEMLMSSSGHARDGVYLIQPGDAPILVFCAMQEGGWTVVQHITVNSSVNFDRVWADYKEGFGDVTGDHWLGNEYLHQLSGGPTRYKLGVKLVDRDAVTKMGEYDPFLVQGESSGYRLRLGLFHGTAVDALTQDTENYLHDNQKFTTKDRDNDNYFQNCAKLEFQGVAGGGWWYDACAGANLNRRNVIYWQKDCNKERLCKYAWMMVKPSHTVKAVHCADCKKDEL
- the LOC125980434 gene encoding KATNB1-like protein 1 isoform X1; this encodes MADALPRTGGVMDFNSDDDEQHCEAALEIESSHFRVSHSQGGQVDGAKKEFHKKSRSGNNQGRLKRVSSYKRKTRHLAVARKKPQGSSRTQDAEKNDNTNIQQMFDTDPQVLTANHDAQLDAFSKLAELTKDHSTITEVLLGRNFRLKVALTLWKRHFGELITYFQRIQDNSVFVDMLPLISKRIDDDDDSNITIGCCVDLFPLVRNVLASPYEEYVTVGLMWIHSVLKRWWEQLQESGSAETFLDRNFHVFNQQLLELWQREPKLKSSPGSAGDMAKVIDSFLSQLTFHP
- the zgc:194887 gene encoding fibrinogen-like protein 1-like protein isoform X2, producing the protein MVIFKVCLVLLLLPSLLGVNMEHLQAENLHLLPPDQHNVVMNYGMKALPRDCHEMLMSSSGHARDGVYLIQPGDAPILVFCAMQEGGWTVVQHITVNSSVNFDRVWADYKEGFGDVTGDHWLGNEYLHQLSGGPTRYKLGVKLVDRDAVTKMGEYDPFLVQGESSGYRLRLGLFHGTAVDALTQDTENYLHDNQKFTTKDRDNDNYFQNCAKLEFQGVAGGGWWYDACAGANLNRRNVIYWQKDCNKERLCKYAWMMVKPSHTVKAVHCADCKKDEL